The window CGGTATGGACTGAACTGACCGACACCATTGCCGCAATGGCGCAAGTCCACCGCGAAAGCCGGGCGTTGTGCTATGGCGATTTCAAGCACTTGGTGCTCACCAACAAGCAGGCCATTTGGGAGCGAAAAGCCGAAGGCGAACGCGTCCTGATTGCCATCAACGCGGATAGCGAACCGTACACCGCGCACTTTGATGCCCAGTCGGGCATGGCGGTCGATCTCATCACCGGCAAGCCGCATGATTTTGGCGGCGGCAGCGAGCTCCCGCCCTACTCGGTAGCCTTCTGGAAGACCGAACGCTAAACACCAAACAAGCAGAGAATTCATAGGCTGAGCCAGGAGGCTTTGTCTTATGGATTGTCTGCTTGTTTTTTTAATGTCTTGTGACGCACTTTTTGCCTGTCTCGCGCTGGGGGCGCAGCGCATTACAGTCGAACCCCGCGCCCGGCTAGTGCTGGCGGGTGTCGGCACCGGCTGTCTGGCGTTTTCTTTCTTGGCCTCGCAGGCGCTACTCCTGCTGCTGCCCGATCCGCTGTTCCATTACATAAGCTGCGGTGCATTATTGGCCATTGCGCTGTGCTGCTTATTCGAGGCTGGCTGTAAACGGTTATCCGACCGGCTTGCAGCCGCTGCGACGCCCTTGACCTTTCACCTGCACGGTTTGCGGGTAGTACTGCAAATCTACGCAGAGACCGCACGCGCCGACGCCGACCGGTCGGGTTCCCTGTCACCCACCGAGGCCTTTTGGCTAGCGGTGCCGCTCTCACTCGATTCGCTGCTGACCGGGCTTTCGATTTCTGTTACACCCCAAACTGCCGCCGGGCTGCTGCTGTTTTCCCTACTCTGCGGCTTGCTGGCCACTTGGGCCGGGGAAAAGATCGGCAAACGTCTGGGACACGCCGCTGGACAGTCGGCATCCCTCGTCAGTGGCGTTCTGCTGCTCATCATTGCGCTGTGCAAACTCAAACTCTAAACAAAGCCCCTTTCCCAAAAACCAGGAAAGGGGCAGTTTCTTACATACCGTTTTGCAGACGCGCTGCTTTGATGGTGTTTTTCATCAGCATGGTGATGGTCATGGGGCCTACGCCGCCGGGCACCGGCGTCATGTAAGATGCCTTTTCCATGACCGCAGGGCCTACATCGCCGCAAACCTTGCCGTCTTCGTTGCGGTTCATGCCCACATCGATGACGACGGCTCCGGGCTTGACCATATCCGGGGTCACAAAGTTGGCCTTGCCGACCGCGGCTACCAGGATATCCGCACCCGCGCAGATCTCTTGCAGATTGGCCGTGCGGCTGTGACAGATGGTGACCGTGCCATGCTTGTGCAGCAGAAGCATCGCCATGGGCTTGCCGACGATGTTGGAGCGGCCGATCACCACGCACTGCTTACCCTTGGGATCGATGTCATACTCGTCCAACAGTTCCATCACGCCCGCCGGGGTGCAAGGCAGGAAATCAAAGTCCCCGATCATGATCTTGCCCACATTAGTCGGATGAAATGCATCCACATCCTTTTTCGGGTCGATCGCCGCAATGACCGCATCTTCCCGAATCTGTGCCGGCAGCGGAAGCTGGCACAAAATGCCGCTGATCTTGGGATTGGTATTGAGCCGATAGATCAGGTCCAGCAGTTCACTTTCCGAAGCGGTTGCGGGCAGCACATGCTTTTCGCTATAAAACCCGCATTCCAGGCAAGCGCGCTCTTTGTTGCGCACATAGATCTGGCTGGCCGGGTCATCCCCGACCAAAATAACCGCCAGGCCAGGGACAACTCCCTGCGCCTTGAGCGTTTCGGTCTGTTCTAAAATCTGGCCGCGTACCTTGGCCGACAATGCTTTTCCGTCCATGCGAATTGCACTCATTCATGACTCTCCTTTTTATCCACTTCAATCGGTTTTTCCATCGCTGTGGGCATCCAGATTTGCCCCAGCGTTTCTATCTTATTTTTCCGTCCAAGCACCAACAGCACCAGGGCGACCAGACAGCTGACTCCAGCCAGCACCTGCGATACGCGCAGCGGAGTGCCTGGAATATATAGACTATCGGTCCGCAGCCCTTCAATCCAGAACCGACCAAATCCATACCAGGCGGCATAGATCAAAAAGATCTCGCCTTTGAAATGACGCTTTTTGCAGCACACATGCAGAAGCGCCAGGCCAATCAGGTTCCAGACCGATTCATACAGGAAGGTCGGATGCACCGGGTCGCCGCCGTCGATGGTCATGCCCCACGGCAGACTGGTCGACCCGCCAAAGGCTTCGGCATTGAAGAAATTCCCCCAACGCCCAAAGATCTGACCGATAATCAGACCGGTCGCGGCAATGTCCAACATGCCCGGAATGTTGAGATGCTTATGCTTGCCATAAAAGTAAATGGTGAGCACAGCCCCGATGATGCCGCCATAGATGGCCAGTCCGCCATGCCAAATTGCAAAAATCTCCACCGGGTTATCCTTATAGGCACCCCATTCAAAAAATACATAATAGAGCCGGGCGCACACGATCGCAATGGGAACGCACAAGATCAGCAGATCATACAGGTTGTCCAGTGAGTATCCAAACTGCACGGTCCTGCGCGACGCATACGCCGCCGCGACCAGAAATCCGATACAAATAATGATGCCATACCAGTAAATATCTTTTCCCAAAATGCTGAAGGCTACGCGGTTGATGGTAAATTCCAGACCAAGCCCCGGGAAACCAATCACATGTTCCATGTCCTCATCCTTTCTCCGGTCCGCTCAGCGGTTCGATCAGCGACAGCACCGACCGTTCGGGCTGCGCCCAAACCGCAAAGCGCGCTTGTACCTGTTCGCGTGTGATGGCGGCTTGCAATTCGGCAAAGTCAAAAAAGTCCTCCCCGCCAAATACGGCTTCACACTGCGCCCGGCAGATTTCGTCCGGTTGGTCGAGGGTACGCAGCGTCATGCCATAGGCCGCCCGCCAGATGCGCTCGAAGACCGCTGGGTCCACCCCATCGCGGGCCAGCTCTTGCACCCGTGCTTCCAGCCGCGCCCGTACATCGCGCGCCGCATGACTGTTGCCCACAAAATAGGCGCAGGCCGCTTCGGGATGCAGACTGTATCCGTTTTGGAACTGCCGATCGATCAGACCATCCCGATACAGTTCGGTATATAAGGTTGAGGTTTCGCCGGCAAGGATGCGGCTGCACAGTTCGCCGACAAGCTGCCGCTGCAGGCGGCTCTCCCCGGCCTGCACCGGGTCATCCTTAAACCCAATCATAAAGTATGGCCGGGATACCGCCATGCGCTTGACCACTTCGGACTGACAGATCGTCGGACGACGTGTGCCATAGCCGCGCGCAGCGATATGCGCCGCCTTTTCGGGCGAGAACTTCTGCGCCATGGATACGATGGTGTCAAAATCCGCCTGTCCGCACACGACCAGCGCCATATTAGCCGGACTGTAAAACGCCTTGTGGCACTGGTACAGCAGTTCGGGCGTAATGCCCGCGATGCTGTCCACGCTGCCCGCAATCGAGATGCGTACCGGATGCTCGTGATACAGCGCCTGATACATCCCCACATAGGTCTGCCAGAACGGCTGATCGTCCATCATACCGATTTCCTGGCCGATGATGCCTTTTTCCTTTTCCACATTTTCGTCGGTAAAATACGGGGTAAAGACAAATTTCAGCAGGATCTCCAGGTTTTTTTCAAAAGAATCGGTGCACGAAAAATGATAAGCCGTCATGTTGTGGCTGGTGAAGGCATTGGGCATCGCGCCCGTGGCGGCGAATTTTTGCAGCGCATTGCCGTCCTCATCCTCGAACATTTTATGTTCCAGGAAATGAGCCACCCCAGCCGGTGTGACGATATGGGTGCCGTCCTCCATCGTAAAATCGGCATCGACCGAACCGAAGTTGGTGGCCAGCATGGCAAACGTCTTGGAAAATCCCTCTTTCGGGATATAATAAATCGGTAAGCCGTTGGGCAGCGTATGGGTTAGCATGGTTTCATGCACGCGGTCAAAACTCTTTTTCATGCCTGTGCCACCCCCTTTAAAAAGTATATGGTGTCCAGCTGCATGGTACGGCCTGCGGCGAGCACTTCGTCCCGGGTGGCACGGGTCAGCGCATCACACAATTCATCCAGGCCATCCTTCCAGCCACCAATCGCCTGGCTTTGGAAATACCACTCCAGGGATGCCGGCGCATCGTTCATGGCCCGCAGCGAGCCGAGCAGCGTCCGCCGGGCGCCTTCCAGCTCGTCTTCGGTCAGCCCGTCCTGCATCTGCGCCAGCTGCCGCAAGATCTCATCCCGCGCGGTTTCAAAATTGCTGTTTTCAATGCCCGAGGATACCGAAATGATGCCCTTGTGCTTGTTCATGGTCGCGCTTGCATAGTAGCACAAACTCATCTTCTCCCGCACTTGGCGGAACAGGCGCGAACCGGTATACCCGCCAAAGGCGGTCACAAACAGCATCATCGCCGGATACGCCGCATCGCCGCCCGTAATGCCGGTGCGGAAGCCGAGCGACAATTTGCCCTGCTGCACGTCCATTTCTTCGATGACCGTGCGCGGCTGGGCCGGTGCGGGCCGCAGTACGGCCTGCACTGCCTGTCGGCCGCCCGTCCGCGCCGCAAACGCGGCACGGAACGCCGCTTCGATCTGTTCCGCCGGTGCACTGCCGCAGTAGAACAGTTCCAGCGACGCATGCTGTAAAGTATCCTGCCAGAATGCCGTCAGGTCGGATGCCGAAGCGGTGCGCGCGGCCTCGGCCGAACCGTATTCGCACCAGCCGAACGGCTCGCCCTCGCACATGATCTCCTGCATCCGGCGCACCGCATAGCTGCGCGTATCATTTTTCAGGCCTAAGATCTTGTTCATCAGGTTTTTGCCTTCGGCCGCTGTATACTCCGGGCGCAAGGTGCCATCTTCGGTGCGGTACGGCGCATTCCACAGCTCGGCAAGCAATTCGATCGTGTGTCCGGTCAGGTCTTCCCCTGCTGCGGCATAGGTCCCGTCGATCACATCGGACAGGAATCCGACCGAGAGATTTTCGCCAACCTTGCGTACAAAGGGCAAAATGCGCGCGCCGTACAGGCGGTCCAGTTCGACCCCCAGGCTTTCCATGTCCGGGCAGCGCGCTGTGCCGCGCGCCAGCACCTGCGGCAAGAGCGCCGCCAGCGCATTTTCCTGCGTGACGGGCAGAACCGCAGCCGCACTCAGCACCGATGTTTTAAAGCGCGTGGTCGAAAGACAGGTCAGGAACACGCCTTCGGCCAGCTGCTTTCTGGTAATTTGCTGCATCGTGTAGCCTCATTTCTAAAATTGGATGTCTCTAAAAGGCACAACGTGGCGACTTTCGCCACGCGATGAATCCAGTATACCCGTATTTATAGGTAAAGTCCAGCACAGCGCCACAATTTTCCCGAAATTTTCAAAAATACCCCTTGACAACTTAGGTCGCTTGCTGTAATATAATAGCGTTGCAGTTGTAAAGCCATTCTCCTTTACACTGGAGGCAAGACCATGAAAAACAAACCACTCGAAATGTGCTTGCTTTTTGACTTTTACGGCGAGATGCTCACCGATAAGCAAAAAGAGGTGTTCGACCTATATTATAATGAGGACCTCTCCCTTGCGGAGATCTCTGAACACATCGGCATCACCCGCCAGGGCGTGCGCGACAGCATCGTCCGCGCCGAACATACCCTGCGCGATATGGAGCAGCGCCTGGGGCTGGTGGCCCGCTACGGCAAGATCGATCCGCTGATCGATTCCATGCTGGGCGACGTACACCGCCTGCGCATCATCAACTCCAACCAACTGCACAATCCGGAAATTTCCCGCACGCTCGCCCGGCTGGATGAAAACCTAAAGGCGATCGCAAGCGGCCGTACCTTATAACCGGAGGATACCATGGCATTTGAAGGCTTAACCGAAAAAATTTCCAATACGTTTAAAAAGCTGCGCAGCCGCGGTCGATTGACCGAAAGCGACGTCAAGGAGGCCATGCGTGAGATCCGTCTTGCGCTTTTGGAAGCCGACGTCAACTTCAAGGTCACCAAGGATTTTATCAAGACCGTCACCGAAAAGGCGACCGGCTCGGACATCCTGGAAAGCCTGTCCCCGGCCCAGCAGGTCATCAAGATCGTTAACGAGGAACTGACCGCCCTGCTCGGCGGCCAGAACGCCCGCATTACCATTGCCCCCAACCCGCCGACCATTGTCATGATGGTTGGTTTGCAGGG of the Intestinibacillus sp. Marseille-P6563 genome contains:
- a CDS encoding manganese efflux pump yields the protein MDCLLVFLMSCDALFACLALGAQRITVEPRARLVLAGVGTGCLAFSFLASQALLLLLPDPLFHYISCGALLAIALCCLFEAGCKRLSDRLAAAATPLTFHLHGLRVVLQIYAETARADADRSGSLSPTEAFWLAVPLSLDSLLTGLSISVTPQTAAGLLLFSLLCGLLATWAGEKIGKRLGHAAGQSASLVSGVLLLIIALCKLKL
- the folD gene encoding bifunctional methylenetetrahydrofolate dehydrogenase/methenyltetrahydrofolate cyclohydrolase FolD, with amino-acid sequence MSAIRMDGKALSAKVRGQILEQTETLKAQGVVPGLAVILVGDDPASQIYVRNKERACLECGFYSEKHVLPATASESELLDLIYRLNTNPKISGILCQLPLPAQIREDAVIAAIDPKKDVDAFHPTNVGKIMIGDFDFLPCTPAGVMELLDEYDIDPKGKQCVVIGRSNIVGKPMAMLLLHKHGTVTICHSRTANLQEICAGADILVAAVGKANFVTPDMVKPGAVVIDVGMNRNEDGKVCGDVGPAVMEKASYMTPVPGGVGPMTITMLMKNTIKAARLQNGM
- the lgt gene encoding prolipoprotein diacylglyceryl transferase; its protein translation is MEHVIGFPGLGLEFTINRVAFSILGKDIYWYGIIICIGFLVAAAYASRRTVQFGYSLDNLYDLLILCVPIAIVCARLYYVFFEWGAYKDNPVEIFAIWHGGLAIYGGIIGAVLTIYFYGKHKHLNIPGMLDIAATGLIIGQIFGRWGNFFNAEAFGGSTSLPWGMTIDGGDPVHPTFLYESVWNLIGLALLHVCCKKRHFKGEIFLIYAAWYGFGRFWIEGLRTDSLYIPGTPLRVSQVLAGVSCLVALVLLVLGRKNKIETLGQIWMPTAMEKPIEVDKKESHE
- the yfmH gene encoding EF-P 5-aminopentanol modification-associated protein YfmH, which produces MKKSFDRVHETMLTHTLPNGLPIYYIPKEGFSKTFAMLATNFGSVDADFTMEDGTHIVTPAGVAHFLEHKMFEDEDGNALQKFAATGAMPNAFTSHNMTAYHFSCTDSFEKNLEILLKFVFTPYFTDENVEKEKGIIGQEIGMMDDQPFWQTYVGMYQALYHEHPVRISIAGSVDSIAGITPELLYQCHKAFYSPANMALVVCGQADFDTIVSMAQKFSPEKAAHIAARGYGTRRPTICQSEVVKRMAVSRPYFMIGFKDDPVQAGESRLQRQLVGELCSRILAGETSTLYTELYRDGLIDRQFQNGYSLHPEAACAYFVGNSHAARDVRARLEARVQELARDGVDPAVFERIWRAAYGMTLRTLDQPDEICRAQCEAVFGGEDFFDFAELQAAITREQVQARFAVWAQPERSVLSLIEPLSGPEKG
- the yfmF gene encoding EF-P 5-aminopentanol modification-associated protein YfmF; the encoded protein is MQQITRKQLAEGVFLTCLSTTRFKTSVLSAAAVLPVTQENALAALLPQVLARGTARCPDMESLGVELDRLYGARILPFVRKVGENLSVGFLSDVIDGTYAAAGEDLTGHTIELLAELWNAPYRTEDGTLRPEYTAAEGKNLMNKILGLKNDTRSYAVRRMQEIMCEGEPFGWCEYGSAEAARTASASDLTAFWQDTLQHASLELFYCGSAPAEQIEAAFRAAFAARTGGRQAVQAVLRPAPAQPRTVIEEMDVQQGKLSLGFRTGITGGDAAYPAMMLFVTAFGGYTGSRLFRQVREKMSLCYYASATMNKHKGIISVSSGIENSNFETARDEILRQLAQMQDGLTEDELEGARRTLLGSLRAMNDAPASLEWYFQSQAIGGWKDGLDELCDALTRATRDEVLAAGRTMQLDTIYFLKGVAQA
- the ylxM gene encoding YlxM family DNA-binding protein, with amino-acid sequence MKNKPLEMCLLFDFYGEMLTDKQKEVFDLYYNEDLSLAEISEHIGITRQGVRDSIVRAEHTLRDMEQRLGLVARYGKIDPLIDSMLGDVHRLRIINSNQLHNPEISRTLARLDENLKAIASGRTL